The Anaeromyxobacter sp. Fw109-5 genomic interval CCGGCCGAGCCGCAGCGGCTCGTCGCGCAGCAGGTGCTGTCGCGGTTCGACGCGGTGACGCAGGCCGTGGCGGTGGGTGTGTTCGTGGACGGGATGGAGCACGAGGAACTCGCGCGCGCCCTCGGCATCTCCCGGCGGACGGTCAGCCGCCGGCTCGACCGTTTCGTGGAGTCGGCGCGGGAGTACCTGGCCCGAGGTGAAGGATGACGGGCTGCCCGTCCGATCTGAGGCTGGAGGTGCTGCTCCTCGAGCCGCAGGCGCCCGAGGCGCAGCACGTCGCCTCGTGCCCGCCGTGCCAGGCGCGACTCGCCGAGATGCGCGCCGCGGGCGAGGAGTTCCAGCGCGAGGTGTACCCGGCGACGGTGGCGACCGTGACCGTCGCGGTGAGGACGCCGAGGCGCGCGCCGCCCGCACGGCGCTGGGTGCGCCTCGCCGCGCCGCTCGCCGCCGCGGCGGCGGTGATCGCGTTCCTGGCGGCGCGGTACTGGACGACCGCCGCGCCCACCCTCGCGCTCGCCGTGTACGTCGCGGATCCGTCGAGGGCGACGCCCGTCGGAGACGGCGAGCCCGTCCCCGCGGCCGCGGCCCTGCGCTTCGAGGTCCACCCGAGCTCGCCCTGCAACCTCTGGATCCTCTCGGTGGATCCGACGGGCGACATCGCGCGGCTGTATCCGCCCAAGGGCGATCGAGCCTCCGAGGCGATCGTCCACCCGGCGGAGCAGCACCTCTTGCCGACGACGGCCCTGCTCGACGGGCGGGCCGGCCCGGAGCGCATCTTCGCGGTCTGCACGAAGTCCCAGGTGCCGTGGAACACCGTGAAGCAGGCCGCTGCCAAGGAGCTGGAGAAGGGCGACGAGGCGGTGCGGCGGCTCCGCTCGATCGGCGGCCTCCCCGCGGGCTCCTCGCAGACGTCGGTGCTCATCGAGAAGCGCACGTGACGGAGCGGGCCCCCGGGCGGCGTCCACTCCCCGCGGGTTCAGAAGACGAGCACCGTCATCCCGAACGTCATCGCCCCCAGCGTCGAGTAGCCGACGAGCTGGTGCGCGGTCGCGAGGTCACGCTCGGAGAGGCTCCCGGCCTGGCCGCGCGCGACGACGCCGAGGACGATCTGGGTGATCATGCCGGCGGTGGCCACGCCCATGGCGATCTTGTGCAGCAGCGCCGTGTCGAGCCGGGCCGGCTCGGAGAAGGGCTTCGGCGCGAGCACGCCGAGCAGCGCCGTCGTGAGGAACAGCGCGCTGGTGCCGTAGGCGAGGCCGGTGTGCCACCCGTGGTACTTGCCGGTGTCGCCGCCGCCGCGGAAGCGATCGTCGAAGTCGAGCTGCCCGACCGCGGTCGTCGTGGCCAGCGCCGCCCAGGTGGCGATCCCGATGCCGGTGTGCAGCGTCAGCATCTTGCGCCGGGTCTCGAGCTTCCGCTGCACCTCGGGGTTGGCCTTCTTCGCAGGCTTGCCGAGCAGATCGAAGTCCAGCTCGGGGGCCCGCGGCGACAGGTCGGGGCGCTTCTCCTCGCCCTTCCGATCCCTGGGCTCGTCGTCTGCCGCACCGGCCGAGCCGGCGCCCAGCGCCAGGGCCAGGGCAACCATCGATGCACGGGGGGTCGCTCTCATCGGCGTCTCTCGAGTCCGGTCGGGCGAACGGAGCCGCGCCCGCCTCCTCGGAGCGCGGGCCACGTCACCGTGACACCCGAGCCCGCTCGTACGCGACAGGTCGTCCCGTTCGCGGCGGTCCCTGGAGCGGTCCAGTCGGTGAAGCCGGCCCCATGCGACATCCTGTCCAGAACCGCACCGGCGTCTGGGGGCTCTCAGGCTCGATCGCTCGCGCTCCGCCGCGAAAGGACCCGCCATGACCAAGCGCCTCGCCCTCGCCAGCCTCCTGCTCGCCACCTCTGCCCTCGCCGCCGACCCCCAGATGAAGCCGTTCGTGCTCGCCTCACGCGGTGCCGGCGACGTGGAGGCGGCGGCGAGCACGGCGAGGCAGAAGCTCCAGGCCGCCGGGTTCGAGATCGCCGGGAGCTACGCGCCGTACCCCGGCGCCGTGGTGCTCGCGGTGACGAACGAGACGCTGAAGGCCGAAGGCGCGAAGACCGGGTCCGGCGGCTACGTCGCCGCCCAGCGCGTCACCATCACGAGGGTGGGCGAGGAGGTCCAGGTCGCCTTCACCAACCCGGTGTACATGGCGGCGGCCTACCGCCTCCCCGGCGATCTCGCGCCGGTCACGGCGTCGCTCCAGGGCGCGCTGGGGAGGATCGAGGAGTACGGGCCGTCGGAGGGGAAGAGCGCGAAGGAGCTCCGCAAGTACCACTACATGGTGGGCATGGAGTACTTCGACGAGCCGTCGAAGCTCGGCCACTTCGCGAGCCACGACGAGGCGGTCAGGGCGGTCGAGGCCGGGCTCGCGGAGCGGCGCGGCGGCGCGAGCAAGGTGTACCGGATCGATCTCCCCGGCGGGCGGCAGACGGTGTTCGGGGTGGCGCTCACCGACGGCTGCTCGGGCGACGCGCGCATCATGAAGGAGATCGACTTCAAGCCGGTCCGCTCCACCGGCCACCTGCCGTACGAGATCCTCGTCACGGAGGGTGACGTGCGGGCGCTCTACGCCCGCTTCCGGATCGCGGTGAACTTCCCGGACCTCAAGATGATGGGCTCGCACAGCTTCATGGACATCCGCTGCGCGCCCGACGCGATCGAGAAGGCGCTGAAGGCGGTGGCCGGGGCGCGGTGAGGCGCCTACTCGGCGGCGGCCCGGTAGCGCTCGACCGTCGCGCCGAGCGAGTGTGACATCTCCGCGAGCGCCTTCGCCGCCTGCTCGATCCCCGCCGCGCTGCTCACCGCCGCCGAGGTCGCGGCGGAGATCTGGCCCATGGCGGCGACGATCTCGTCGATGCCGAGCGTCTGCTGCCGCGCGGCCAGCGCGATCTCCCGCGCCTCCGTGGCCGAGTCGCGCACGAGGCCCCCCAGGCTGTCGATCGCCGTCGCGGTGCTCCGGGCGAGCGCGATGACCCCGTCGGCGCGCGAGCGCCCCTCGCTCGCCGCGCTCGCGGTCCGCTCCACCCGGGCGAGCACCCCGCCGACGATCCGCGCCACCTCGACGGCGGCGCCGCGGGACTGCTCCGCGAGGGAACGCACCTCGACGGCCACGGTCCCGAACCCGCGGCCGTGCTCGCCGGCCCGCGCCGCCTCGAGCGCGGCGTTCACGGCGAGGACGTTCGACTGCTCGGCGACGTCCTTCACGGTCTCGACGATGTCGCCGATGCGCCGCGCATCGGCCGCGAGCTCCGCGGTGGCCTGCGCGATCGATTCGACCGCGGCGGCGAGGTCCTCGATCCCGCTCACGACCCGCTCCACGGCGCGCTGCCCCTCCGTGGAGAGATCGCCGGAGCGGTCCGTCACGGCGATCACGCCCTCGGCGCGCTCCGCCGAGCGCACCGCCATCTGGGCGATCTCCGCCGCGGACGTGGAGGTCTGCGCGATCGCGCTCGCTTGCTGCGCCGCCCCGGCGGCCTGCTCGGCGGCGCCGCCGCGGATCCGCGTCGCCTCCTCGGCCAGGGATCGCGCCGCCCCGGCGAGCTCGCCGGCGGCCCGGACGTACGCCTCGCGCCGCGCGGCGTCGATCGCGACGGCCCGGTCCTGTCGAACGCCCGCCACGCGCGCGAGCAGCGCGAGGACGAGCGGCGCCAGGGCGACGATCCAGAGGAGCGGCGACCGCAGCGCCGCGGCGAGCGCCGCGGGGCCGACGCCGCCGTGCCGCGAGGCCGCCTCCAGGACGGTGGCGATGACGGGGAAGCAGGCGCCGAATGCGGCGCCGTACCAAGCGTACCTGCGGGCGAACATCTCCGATCCTCCGGGCGACTCCCTCGCGGAGTCGGCGCCGTGACTCTCCCGGATACGACGCCCCTCCGCAACTCGGCGTCCGCTCGCCGGCGCGAAAGCCTTCGCGCCGATCGGGTCCGACCCTGGGCGGTGTTGACGGCGTCGAGCGTTCAGAATAATCTGAACGCAACGATGGCCACGACCGCTCCCGAAACCGTGCAGCGCTTCGTCGAGGCCTGGGGCGCGATGGGGTCGCTCTGGGGCATCAACCGGTCCGTGGCGCGCGTGCACGCGCTCCTCATGGCCACCGAGGAGCCGCTGCCGCTGGAGGAGATCGCGGGGCGGCTCCGGATCTCGAAGGGCAACGCCTCGATGTCGCTGCGCGAGCTGCGGACGTTCGGCGTCGTGCGGCAGGTCGAGGTGGCGGGCGATCGCAGGGACTTCTACGTCACCGAGCCCGACGTGTGGCTCATGTTCTTCCGCATCCTGAAGGAGCGGAAGCGCCGCGAGTTCGATCCTGCCCTCGAGGCCATCCACGCCCTCGTCGACGCCCCTGGGGCGACGGGCGCCGTGCGCGGGCGGCTCGAGCAGATGGCGGACCTGCTCACCACGGTCGAGGGCGTCGTGAACCGGTTCCTCCAGGATCCGCAATCGTCCCGGTCGGCGCTGGCGTTCATCGCCGGCATGCCGTTCGGCCGAAAGCAGAACGGGAAGGGATAGCGCGGAGTCGCATCGGCAGATGGAGGTGTCGTCGCGTCGTAAGTGTTCGCAAAATTCTGAACGCTGGCAGATGTCACGAGGAGGGAGACGCATGAGCCGCCCGCACGTCCACGCGATCACCGGAGCCTTCGGCTACAGCGGACAGGAGATCGCGCGGCTGCTCCTCGCGCGCGGCGAGCGCGTGAGGACGCTCACCGGTCACCCGGAGCGACCGGACCCGTTCGGCGGAAGGGTCGAGGTGACGCGCTTCCGCTTCGACGATCCGTCCCGGCTGCGCGACGCGCTCGCGGGCGTGCGGGTGCTCTACAACACGTACTGGGTCCGCTTCGATCACGGGGCCTCGACGTTCGCGCGGGCGGTCGAGAACAGCCGCGCCCTCTTCCGGGCCGCGGCCGAGGCGGGCGTGGAGCGCGTCGTCCACGTGTCCATCACCAACCCCGCGCCGGACTCGCCGCTGCCCTACTTCCGCGGGAAGGCCGAGGTCGAGCGCGCGCTCGGCGAATCGGGGCTCTCCCACGCGATCCTCCGCCCCGCGGTGTTCTTCGGCGGCCGGGACGTCCTCATCAACAACATCGCCTGGCTGCTGCGGCGGCTGCCGCTGTTCGGCGTGGCGTCCGGTACCTACGGCATCCAGCCGGTGCACGTGGAGGACCTGGCCCGCCTCGCCGTGGAGCACGCGGAGCGCGGCGCCGACGTGGTCCTCGACGCGGTCGGGCCCGAGGCGTTCGCCTTCGACGAGCTCGTGGGGCTCGTCCGGAGGGCCGTCCGCTCGCGGGCCGCCATCGTACGGGTCCCGCGCTGGCTGCTCCTCGGCGCCGCGCGCGCGCTCGGCGCTCCGCTCGGCGACGTGGTGCTCACCCGAGACGAGGTCCTGGGGCTGACCGGGAACCTCCTCGTCTCGCACGGAAGGCCCACCGCCGGGACGCGCTTCTCGGACTGGCTCGCCGCCCACGCGGACGAGCTCGGGGTCGCCTGGGCCTCGGAGCTGGGTAGACACTACAAGTGAATTGACCGGGGGCGCGAACGCACGGAAAGCGAGGACGTCCCCGTGATGGTGGCCCTGCGGCGCCGGAGCGGGCTAACCGACGGCGAGGGCGAGGAGCAGCTGCCCGGCGTAATAGATCGGAAGCCCGATCAGCCGGTTGGCCAGGCCCGGCCGCACGAACCGGTCTCGCGCGACGAGCAGGTCCGAGGCGTAGAAGAGCAGCGCCCCGGCCCGGACCTCAAGCCGAGCGACCCCGAGCGCGAGCCACAGCATCACGCTGATCACGGCGCAGTACGCGACGACCGGGACCCGCATGTCGCCGAGGCCTCTCCAGAGCCAGCGGAGCGCCGCGCCCGTCGCGGCGAGGACGAGGAGCGCGAGCGCAGGCGAGGGGTGCGTCACGCGGGCGAAGGCGATCGCGTACGCGACGTGCGCCAGCAGGAACGCGACGAGCCCGCCCAGGAACGGGACCCGCCGCCCGGAGAGGAGGAGCGCGTCGCCCACGACGGACAGGACCAGGCCCGCGAGGATCCCCCGCTCGAAGGCGCCCTCGACTCCGAGGGCGAGCGCGAGCGCCACGAACGTCGCGGAGGCGCCGAGCTTCCCCACGGCACGTGCGAGCGGCGCTCCGCGCCGGTCCGCGACGAGGTGCAGGGCGAGCAGCGCCGAGACGCACACGAAGGCGATCCACCCGGCGGGCATCTTGGAAGTCGAGCACGACCGGGAGGCTGCGTCCACGCGCCGGGCACGGCCGGAGGGTGGTCGTGCGCGCGACCGCGAGCCGTGCGCCCGGGAGCTCAGCGATACCCGCTCACGTCCGCGGGCTTGCCGGCGTCCTGGACCTCGACGAGGTACCGCCACGCGTCGGGCTGGCTGCCGTCGAGATCGGTGAAGCCGTAGACCTTCGCCAGCTGGCCGCTGGACAGCGACTGACCGTTCCAGCGCGACACGTCGGGGTCGCGGGCGAGCGCGGCGACGGCCCTGCCGACGTAGGCGGGGCTCTCGGAGATGGCGAAGTGGGGCGTCGTCCTGGTCGCGTCGCGCCAGTTCGCCTCCGTGACGCCGTACGCCTCGAGCATGACCTCCGATCGCAACCACCCCGGAGTCAGCGAGACCGCCGTCGCACCGTGGGGCGCCAGCTCGTGCGCGAGCGCGAACGCCATGCGGAGGTTCGCCGCCTTGGCGAGATCGTAGAAGAAGGAGACCCGGTAGTTCGTCGCGTTGTACTCGGCCGTGCCGTCGGTGACCTCGACGACGAGGCCGCCAGGCGTCTTCAGCAGCAGGGGGATCGCGAAGTGGCTGGTGATGGCGTGCGTGTCCACGGCCAGGCGCAGCGTGTGCAGCCCGTAGTCCAGCGACGATTCCCAGGCAGTCTTGCCCCACTCCATCCTGGTGGCGCCAAAGATGTCGTTCACGAGCACGTGCAGGGCGCCTTGCTCCTCCTCGATGCGAGCGACGAGCGCG includes:
- a CDS encoding methyl-accepting chemotaxis protein, which encodes MFARRYAWYGAAFGACFPVIATVLEAASRHGGVGPAALAAALRSPLLWIVALAPLVLALLARVAGVRQDRAVAIDAARREAYVRAAGELAGAARSLAEEATRIRGGAAEQAAGAAQQASAIAQTSTSAAEIAQMAVRSAERAEGVIAVTDRSGDLSTEGQRAVERVVSGIEDLAAAVESIAQATAELAADARRIGDIVETVKDVAEQSNVLAVNAALEAARAGEHGRGFGTVAVEVRSLAEQSRGAAVEVARIVGGVLARVERTASAASEGRSRADGVIALARSTATAIDSLGGLVRDSATEAREIALAARQQTLGIDEIVAAMGQISAATSAAVSSAAGIEQAAKALAEMSHSLGATVERYRAAAE
- a CDS encoding SDR family oxidoreductase; its protein translation is MSRPHVHAITGAFGYSGQEIARLLLARGERVRTLTGHPERPDPFGGRVEVTRFRFDDPSRLRDALAGVRVLYNTYWVRFDHGASTFARAVENSRALFRAAAEAGVERVVHVSITNPAPDSPLPYFRGKAEVERALGESGLSHAILRPAVFFGGRDVLINNIAWLLRRLPLFGVASGTYGIQPVHVEDLARLAVEHAERGADVVLDAVGPEAFAFDELVGLVRRAVRSRAAIVRVPRWLLLGAARALGAPLGDVVLTRDEVLGLTGNLLVSHGRPTAGTRFSDWLAAHADELGVAWASELGRHYK
- a CDS encoding GbsR/MarR family transcriptional regulator, whose product is MATTAPETVQRFVEAWGAMGSLWGINRSVARVHALLMATEEPLPLEEIAGRLRISKGNASMSLRELRTFGVVRQVEVAGDRRDFYVTEPDVWLMFFRILKERKRREFDPALEAIHALVDAPGATGAVRGRLEQMADLLTTVEGVVNRFLQDPQSSRSALAFIAGMPFGRKQNGKG
- a CDS encoding DUF4384 domain-containing protein; protein product: MTGCPSDLRLEVLLLEPQAPEAQHVASCPPCQARLAEMRAAGEEFQREVYPATVATVTVAVRTPRRAPPARRWVRLAAPLAAAAAVIAFLAARYWTTAAPTLALAVYVADPSRATPVGDGEPVPAAAALRFEVHPSSPCNLWILSVDPTGDIARLYPPKGDRASEAIVHPAEQHLLPTTALLDGRAGPERIFAVCTKSQVPWNTVKQAAAKELEKGDEAVRRLRSIGGLPAGSSQTSVLIEKRT
- a CDS encoding SDR family oxidoreductase — translated: MKTSLAGTVALVAGATRGAGRGIAVQLGAAGATVYVTGRTTRSRRSEMNRPETIEETAALVDGAGGHGIAVEVDHLVPAEVRALVARIEEEQGALHVLVNDIFGATRMEWGKTAWESSLDYGLHTLRLAVDTHAITSHFAIPLLLKTPGGLVVEVTDGTAEYNATNYRVSFFYDLAKAANLRMAFALAHELAPHGATAVSLTPGWLRSEVMLEAYGVTEANWRDATRTTPHFAISESPAYVGRAVAALARDPDVSRWNGQSLSSGQLAKVYGFTDLDGSQPDAWRYLVEVQDAGKPADVSGYR
- a CDS encoding lysoplasmalogenase: MPAGWIAFVCVSALLALHLVADRRGAPLARAVGKLGASATFVALALALGVEGAFERGILAGLVLSVVGDALLLSGRRVPFLGGLVAFLLAHVAYAIAFARVTHPSPALALLVLAATGAALRWLWRGLGDMRVPVVAYCAVISVMLWLALGVARLEVRAGALLFYASDLLVARDRFVRPGLANRLIGLPIYYAGQLLLALAVG